In Candidatus Stygibacter australis, the genomic window TCCTTTCCCCAAATCCCTTCAAATGAAGGTCTTGGTATATTTTTGGGTTTTATCAGTGGTTTTCTGGATGAATTATCTGGGATTGATAAGAGCAATATTATCAACAAAATTGTTGCTGTGGGAATGCAAAAGGCTGGAGTGCTTGCCTGGAGACAGCCCTATAAGAGAAACTTCGCTAAAATCTGGGCTGCTCGATTGGCTGAAGCTGATAATTGGCAGATTACCTCAACTCAACCGGATTTTGAGATCATCTGCCAATACTGGCAGAATAAACTGGAAAATTGGTCAGGTATAAATTCAGCAGTAGGACAACAGATTTTCCTGGAAAAAATGTACCCAACTGAATCATCTTCTAATTTAGAAAAAGGTTCTGAAAGTATTTTTGCTGATGGTGTTGACCTTGTGAGTCAGATAATTTCTCAGTATTATTTTATAAATTGCCTTGCCATATATATTTCAATTATTAAAAAAATAAATTATCAGGAGATATTAAAATGAAATTTAGAAAGCTATTTACTTCAGAATCAGTTACTGAAGGTCATCCGGATAAGGTTGCTGATCAAATATCAGATGCCATTCTGGATGTGATTCTGCAAGGCGATCCCATGAGCAGAGTAGCCTGCGAAACCTTTCTTACTACGGGTTTAGTGATGGTCGCTGGTGAGATAACTACTGATTGTTATGTGGAAATTCCCACCATAGTTCGCGAAACCCTGAAAGAGATAGGATATGATGATGCAGATTCCGGGATTGGTTATAGATCATGTGGGATAATAACCAGCATTGATCCTCAATCAGAAGATATCAAGATTGGTGTTGATGAAAGTGAGGGACATGAACAGGGAGCTGGAGATCAGGGTATGATGTTTGGCTTTGCCTGTAATGAAACAAAATCACTGATGCCTATGCCCATATCATTTGCCCATAAACTGGCACAAAGGCTGGCTCTTGTTCGTAAAGAGAATATCATTGATTATCTGAGACCTGATGGCAAAACACAGGTAACCATTGAATACCGTGATAATAAACCATATATCTGTGACTCAATTGTGATCTCTACTCAGCACATGCCTCATGCTGATCAAAAGAAATTACGTGCTGACTTGATTGAAAACGTCATTAAACCGGTTATCCCAGCTAAGTATTTATCTGATAATACCATAATTTATACCAATCCAACCGGACGATTTGAAATTGGCGGTCCTCAGGCCGACACTGGTCTCACGGGACGCAAGATCATTGTAGATACTTATGGTGGCAAAGGCAGTCATGGGGGAGGGGCATTCTCGGGAAAAGACCCAACAAAAGTTGATCGCAGTGCTTCATATATGGCTCGTCATATTGCCAAAAATATTGTTGCTGCCGGACTTGCCACAGAATGCGAGATCGAAATTGCCTATGCCATTGGAGTTGCCCAGCCGGTATCTCTTTTGATAAATACTCTTGGCACAGGTAAGTTAGACGATTTGAGACTGGCAAAGATAGTCGATGAGCTATTTGACTTAAGACCCAAAAGCATAATTGATTATTTGAAATTAAGAAGACCTATCTATAAACAAACAGCAGCTTATGGGCATTTTGGCAGAGAACTTGCTGATTTTACCTGGGAAAAAACTGATAGAATGGAAGACCTGATACGTAAAGCAGGATTATAAAATATTAAACAAATTACACAGGATAAGCCAGATAATGGCTTATTCTGTTTTTTTTTCGAGATGTTTCCTGGTCAATTTCTTCTGATATAACCGTTGTTGAGAAATTTTCCGCCTTTCTTCTTCCTGCTTGTCATCATAGTTCATTTTCGTAATTATATAGGCAAACCAGAATCCCAGTACCAGCATAAATAAATTCAGTATACCCAGATATATTGCGGATATA contains:
- the metK gene encoding methionine adenosyltransferase, encoding MKFRKLFTSESVTEGHPDKVADQISDAILDVILQGDPMSRVACETFLTTGLVMVAGEITTDCYVEIPTIVRETLKEIGYDDADSGIGYRSCGIITSIDPQSEDIKIGVDESEGHEQGAGDQGMMFGFACNETKSLMPMPISFAHKLAQRLALVRKENIIDYLRPDGKTQVTIEYRDNKPYICDSIVISTQHMPHADQKKLRADLIENVIKPVIPAKYLSDNTIIYTNPTGRFEIGGPQADTGLTGRKIIVDTYGGKGSHGGGAFSGKDPTKVDRSASYMARHIAKNIVAAGLATECEIEIAYAIGVAQPVSLLINTLGTGKLDDLRLAKIVDELFDLRPKSIIDYLKLRRPIYKQTAAYGHFGRELADFTWEKTDRMEDLIRKAGL